From a region of the Daphnia magna isolate NIES linkage group LG1, ASM2063170v1.1, whole genome shotgun sequence genome:
- the LOC116932432 gene encoding LOW QUALITY PROTEIN: uncharacterized protein LOC116932432 (The sequence of the model RefSeq protein was modified relative to this genomic sequence to represent the inferred CDS: deleted 1 base in 1 codon) gives MRFYYVMLMALAIAYSTANPTRKCNRKHLLESRLEEPVYYVFDPNQEQYPFGDSPVYQASRPVDLADAQIQARVPQTQTAPTTTSIFGIGSIPTFGTLPSFTTLFPVSGTKCTTNSGDEGTCLSQSECDNQGGIKDGDCGTVLFRSAGVCCSFMIKKCSETAIRSPLMWMTPSRASSKQSCTLTFPANPGIRVAGTTIGGGLTSSSNSIRSCQIKVEFENFRLAPPNPNTTICDEDYFAAVGSTTPSQKLCGDSFTDQHLYLTFNEEQDDITLGFFLTDAANKDWKLRITRIPCSSQDLAPANCLQYLTKTAGSIESFNFKQEYGGSVRQLADQNYNICFKRPSGYCGVCFAPCQTFKNVPGFLLTKSAENATSATSGSNCPDQLIIPGGTNGGNVRESVYCGAALNPAKNATSDAPICTTSDRITYITDAKEAKDEVNNVGFCLTYTQKKC, from the exons ATGAGATTTTACTACGTTATGTTAATGGCATTGGCAATCGCCTACTCAACGGCCAATCCAACTAGGAAATGCAATCGAAAACACCTTCTGGAATCCAGACTTGAGGAGCCAGTCTACTATGTATTCGATCCCAATCAA GAACAGTACCCTTTTGGGGATTCACCCGTTTATCAAGCGAGTCGTCCTGTTGACCTGGCCGATGCTCAAATCC AAGCCAGAGTTCCGCAGACGCAGACCGCACCTACAACGACGTCAATCTTCGGCATCGGTTCTATACCCACGTTCGGTACCCTTCCGTCGTTTACGACACTTTTCCCCGTGTCAGGAACCAAATGCACCACTAACTCCGGCGATGAAGGAACCTGCCTTTCCCAGAGTGAATGTGACAACCAAGGCGGAATAAAAGACGGCGATTGTGGAACTGTTCTTTTCCGTTCTGCTGGCGTCTGCTGTTCAT ttatgataaaaaaatgcTCTGAAACTGCAATCCGCAGTCCATTGATGTGGATGACTCCATCAAGAGCGTCGAGCAAGCAATCTTGCACCTTGACGTTCCCAGCTAACCCTGGTATCAGAGTCGCCGGAACTACAATTGGTGGAGGATTGACTTCCTCCAGCAACAGTATTCGCAGCTGTCAAATCAA GGtggaatttgaaaattttcgaCTTGCTCCACCTAATCCAAATACGACCATTTGCGACGAAGATTATTTCGCTGCAGTTGGTAGCACTACACCGAGCCAAAAATTATGTGGCGATTCTTTCACTGATCAACATC TTTACCTGACATTTAACGAAGAACAAGACGACATCACGCTAGGATTTTTCTTGACTGATGCAGCAAATAAGGATTGGAAGCTGAGGATTACTAGAATTCCTTGCTCGTCTCAAGATCTTG ctcCCGCTAACTGCCTACAGTATTTAACTAAAACGGCGGGATCAATTGAATCCTTCAACTTTAAGCAGGAATATGGAGGTTCTGTACGTCAACTTGCTGATCAGAATTACAATATTTGCTTCAAAAGGCCTTCG GGTTACTGCGGAGTCTGCTTTGCGCCTTGTCAAACCTTTAAGAATGTTCCAGGTTTTCTTTTAACCAAATCAGCAGAGAACGCGACCAGTGCCACCAGTGGCTCCAATTGCCCTGATCAGCTAATTATTCCGGGTGGAACAAACGGTGGAAATGTCCGAGAATCTGTTTATTGCGGAGCTGCACTCAACCCGGCGAAAAATGCGACTAGCGACGCCCCGATTTGca CTACATCTGACCGAATTACTTACATCACCGACGCAAAGGAGGCAAAAGACGAAGTCAACAATGTTGGATTTTGTTTGACCTACACTCAAAAGAAGTGTTAA
- the LOC116932547 gene encoding uncharacterized protein LOC116932547, producing the protein MVRTQIFFVFVSVTAVISQEQQKPIATVQDKEIDVNTIPGVAGKDYPNYHEIPKTNFGCSDKIPGYYADTDARCQVWHYCSQEGLVDSFLCPNGTIYSQERRVCEWYYDVDCTKSNKFIDVNKDLYIIPETTTVSSRGAVEKEELVEDAYKPQLVKTSNLRKRYTPTQLS; encoded by the exons ATGGTTCGCACTCAAATATTTTTCG TTTTTGTTAGTGTGACAGCTGTGATATCCCAAGAGCAGCAGAAACCTATAGCGACTGTGCAGGATAAAGAAATAGACGTTAACACCATTCCTG GCGTTGCCGGAAAAGATTATCCCAACTATCATGAGATTCCAAAAACGAATTTTGGTTGTTCGGATAAAATTCCTGGCTACTATGCTGACACAGATGCTCGCTGTCAG GTTTGGCACTATTGCAGTCAAGAAGGTTTAGTGGATTCTTTCCTTTGCCCGAATGGAACAATCTATTCTCAAGAGAGAAGAGTATGCGAGTGGTATTACGACGTGGATTGCACAAAATCGAACAAATTCATTGATGTTAACAAGGATTTGTACATCATTCCTGAAACAACGACAGTTTCATCACGAGGTGCTGTTGAGAAGGAGGAGCTAGTGGAGGACGCCTATAAACCACAACTGGTTAAAACTTCGAACTTACGCAAGAGATATACCCCAACCCAACTATCATAG